Within the Cytophagales bacterium genome, the region CAAACTATTGAACTAATGAACTAAAACTAACAACCAAATAACTAAAACTAAAAACCAAAAACCATGAACTAAAATTTAATTTAAGTTACTTTTACTATTATGAAATCATTAATCTGTTTAATCTGTCTGATCTGTGTAAATGTAATCAGTATTTCAGCACAAAAAAATATGTCACTGCTGGGCAATACAACTTACATAGACAACTTGAATGATATTTGGGGTTATGTAGATAGCGCCGGTATTGAATACGCCCTGGTTGGCCTGAACAGCGGTGTCTCCGTAGTAGATGTTTCTACAGATCCCGCCAACCCCACCGAAGTGTTTTTTGCCCCTGGCGCAAATTCTACATGGAGGGATCTTAAAACCTGGGGAGATTATGCCTACATTACCAATGAATCATCAGGGGGGTTGATGATCATTGACTTGAGCACTTTGCCTTCGAACCCAAATCTAACTGTAACGAATTATACAGGTGGCGGCTTGTCTTCAGCACATAACATTTTTATAGATGAAAATGGTTTTGCTTATTTATTTGGATCTAATATTGGTTTAGGCGGTGCTTTGATCCTGGACCTAAGCAGCCCCACAGCGCCTGTACAGGTGGGGAATTTTAACCTATTCAACTTACACGATGGAATGGTAAGAGGCGATACATTATGGGGCGCTGCTGTAAATATGGGTTATTTTGCTGCAATTAATGTATCTAATAAAGCTGCCCCTTTCGTATTGGCAACTCAAAATACACCTAATAATTTTACTCATAACTGCTGGATCTCTGATGACAATAACACTTTGTTTACTACCGATGAACAAAGCAGCGCTTTTATCGGTTCTTATGATGTATCCAACCTGGCAAACATTACCATACTTGATAGTATCCAATCCAATCCGGGTTCGGGTGTCATTCCTCATAATACCCACGTTATTGGCGATTTTCTTGTTACCTCTTACTACAAGGATGGCGTCAATATCATTGACGTAAGCCGCCCGGACAATATGATTGAAGTAGGTTTTTATGATACTTATACACAGGGAGCAGGAAATGATTTTTTTGGGTGCTGGGGAGTTTACCCCTGGCTGCCATCGGGCAATATCATTGCTTCAGATATTAATAATGGTTTGTTTGTACTTGGGGCAAATTATGTTTACGGATGTTATCTCAAAGGGATCGTTACTGATAGTTTGACAGGTGATTCATTAAACAACGCACTTGCGGAGATCATCTCAACCACTGAGACTGCCCTTTCCGATGTGAATGGCCTCTACAACGCAGGCATTGCTGATAGCGGCACTTATGACGTACAGTTTTCAAAACCCGGATATATTTCTAAAATTATATCCGGAGTTTCATTAACCAATGGTGTTGTAACTGTTTTAAATGCCCAGTTGAAAAGTATGGCTCCCTTTACAGTTACAGGACAAGTTATTGAATTTGGTACAGGCAATCCAGTTCCCAATGCAGGTGTATTAATTGAAAACATTGATTTTCAATACAATGTTACCACCGATTCTTCCGGTAATTTTACCATACCCAATTTTTTCCAGGGGAATAATTATGAAGCTACAGCAGGGAAGTGGGGATATATCACGAATTGCCTGGTAAATCAAGCTTTTACACAAATTAATAATACCGTATTGATAGAGCTTGACAAAGGTATATATGACGATTTTACCTTCAATTTCAACTGGACAGTTACAGGTATGGCTGCCACCGGTATCTGGGAAAGAGGCAAGCCGGTTGGAACCGACTACATCGGAACCGGTGATGCAAACCCGGGAGTAGATGTTTCACAAGATTGTTCTGGTTTTGCTTATGTTACAGGCAATGGCGGTGTGAGCGCGCCTTTTGATGATGTTGATGATGGCAATACCGTCTTAACATCTCCTGTATTTGATTTATCATCCAACACTTGCTCTTTTTTGAATTATTACAGATGGTTTTTTAATGACGGAGGAGCCGGCTTTCCCAATGATACATTGCACGTTAAAATAACAAATGGCACAACAACCGTAACCATTGAGAGTGTAGATGCTTCTTCAGCGGGTAATTCGTCCTGGGTATTTCGATCTTTGAAAGTTTCTGATTATATAACTCCAACAGCTACTATGCGGGTAATATTTGAGACATCAGATTTGCCCGGAAGTGGTCACTTAGTTGAGGCCGGTGTGGATAAATTTGAGATCATAAGTTCTGATATTACTCTGGCAGGAAACTTGTTAAAAACAGACGAATCATTTCCCGGAGCAAATGATGGTACGGCTTCAGTGTTAATGAGTGGCGGTACTCCACCTTATACCTACTCCTGGGATCCAGGGGGACAAACAACCCCTTCTATCAGTGGCCTCCCATCTAATGTATATACTGTAACTGTCACTGATGTTAATGGATGTATTTTTATTGATAGCATTTTTGTAAATGTTTTGGTTGGTATTGATGAGCTTGTTAATAGAAATGCTACTATGAGGGTGTATCCCAATCCATTTAATGAATCTACTCAAATTGAGTACAAATTGAGCAACCCGGTCTTCTCTCATACAAAAATGGTCATTACGGACATATTGGGAAAAACTGTGTTTGAAATAGCGCTAAACAACGCTCAGGGTATCATCAATTTTAATGAGCCATTAGTCAATGGGACATATTTTATTAATATCATTAATGGAGACGGGTTCATTAAACCGATAAAGTTGGTAAAGATGGATTAGATGGACGATGTTTGATATCCAACATCTCACCCTGCGGGTGACCCCGACTTTGTCGGGGTAATATCTAATGTTAAATTGCATAAATAATCTATATAATTAAATTTAAGTCCAAAGCCCCAAGTCCCAAATTCCAAGTCTCAAATTCCAAGTAAAAAGTGAAAATATGGAGGCAGTTTTTTTCATTTTACTTTTTACTTTTTACTTTTTACTTGGAATTTCCAAAATCCATCTTCCATTATGTCGAATTCTTATCTGCAAAGGCATAAATTCTGTGAACCTCAAATTGCCGAACCTCCCTCTGAGAAACTGGGCATTGTAATAGTGATCCCCTGTTTTTATGAACCTGGCCTCACCAAAGCGCTTCAATCATTATATAATTGTGACAGGCCCTGCTGTGATGTTGAAGTAATCATAGTGGTTAATTCCCCGGAAGACAGCCCTAAAGATGTCTTAGAACAAAACATACGCACCATCCGGGAAGCAAATGCATGGATATTAAAACATATTGACAAAAAGCTCAGGTTCCATATCCTTCACTTTCCGGAATTACCACCCAAACATGCAGGCGTTGGACTGGCCAGGAAAATTGGCATGGACGAAGCTGTCAGTCGTTTAGAGCAGAGCCCCGCCAAATGGCGGGGCCATGCGCTAATTATCGTAAACTTTGACGCAGATTGCCTCTGCGAAAAGAATTATCTGAAAAGCATTGAATCTCATTTTAAAAATAACCCCCAAACACCTGCCTGCTCCATCTATTACGAACATCCTCTTGATAATTTAGAATCCGGTAGCGACTTAGTAGGAATTACAAAGTATGAACTATTTCTCCGCTATTACGTCATCGCATTGCGGTATAGCGGCTTTCCATACGCATACTATACGATCGGTTCCTGTATGGCTGTAAGATCTGATGTATATCAAAAACAGGGGGGTATGAACCGCAGACAAGCCGGGGAGGACTTTTATTTTCTGCAAAAGATAATCCAATTGGGAAATTTTACCGAATTAACAGCCACAACCGTTTATCCTTCTTCAAGACGTTCAACGCGTGTTCCTTTTGGAACCGGTAAAGCAATATCGGGCAGGATGTCGGCCAGCCCCCCTCTAACTCCAAGCCCACCTGAATCGGAGAAACGGGGAATTGGAGAAACGGAGAGAAAGAAAACGAAGCAATTCACCGATTCACCGATTCACCCATTCACCGATTCGGTAAGGAATAATGGCGGGGGGGGATTTAGGGGGGCTGTTAGCGGGGCTGTGAATTTAGGGGGAGATTATTATACATACGACCCAAAAATATTTGATGATTTGAAGATCTTCTTTTCAAAAATACCCCTGCTCTATCAAATGGTTCAGGTTTACCCCGTGAAATTCTGCGCAGCAGAACATTTCACCGGGGAAGGGAAACGGACAGGTAAATTTGGTGAGGGCGATGTCCAGAGGACATCGAGCCAGCATTACGGGATGGAAAGGGGGGCTGGCAAAAGCGATGGCAAAGTCCCCCCTTCGGGGAGGACGATGTCCAGTGGACATCGGGCCAGCATTGCGGGAGGCAGGGGGGCTGTGGATTTTTTAGATAAGCTGCCGCCATCGATCAGCGCTTTCCTGAAAAAAAATAACTTTATTGAACACCTCAGCGAAATACAGACAAACACCGTTTCTGAAAAAACTTTCATTGTACGTTTCTACAGGTGGTTCAACGGATTGAAGGTTTTACAGTTTGTCCACTTTGCCAGGGATAATTTTTATGATAATATACCCGTAGAGGATGCAGCCATTACTTTACTAAGATCATTAAATTATTTGCGTGGTAATGAAAGCAAAATATCAGCGAAGGATCTATTGTTTTACTTCCGCGATATGGACAAAAACAACATAGGAAAAAGAAAGCAATTGATGAAATTTTAAATCAGTAAAACCAACCACCTTGTGTCTATTAGACCAAATTTTATCAATTATGAACTTACAATATATTTCTGATGACAAGGGCGAAAAAAATGCAGTGATTATTCCTATTAAGCAATGGGAAATCATTGAAAAAAAGTTAGGAAAGCAAGGTATTATTGACGATCTAAAAGAGGCGTTTGAAGAAGTTAAGTTAATTAGAGAAGGTAAAATAAAACCTCAATCATTAAAACAACTTCTAAATGAGCTTTGAGATAATTTCTACCCCAACGAAATTAAAGAGCTTTTAGCGGATATCGGATTTCATACTTAAAACCTGCTAATTTGGAACGTTATTCATTTACAAAACTTATCTTTTTAACCAATTGCAGCAAGAGGTTCGCATTAGATTTATTATCAATATTAACAATTAACTGTTCCACAGAATTAAATTTTAGTCAAATATACGAAATAACTTACTTATGGGCATCTCTAAAAACTACATATTTTTTTAAAACACACCCCTTGCCCCTCTTGATAGAGGGGAATGTATGGTGTAGTTTTTAGAGATGCCCTTATATGTCGTAAACAATGTAAGGCACATTCAACCTTGAAGTACAACTAAATTTTTCGTAAAGCTAAAACAAAAAAATCTGATTAAATAGTTTTAAATCCCATTTTTAGCATAATTTTTATATCTGAAAAGCCTCTTTTTGATAATTTCAATAACTTTACACGCTCTAACATATTATTATTCTCGTAATATATTACAAGACTGCAAACAAAATTGATTTTTCGCTTAACCACAATATTGACATTAAATAAATTTGCCACACCTGCCCGCGCCATGCCCCGCCTGTTGGCGGGGCTATGCGCTATTGCTCTATTCCCGGGCTGCGTAAACACGAAGCACCTGAAAGAGCATGAATATTTATTGTATAAACAATCCATCAAAGGCAACAAAGATATTGACATTGAAAGTCTTGAAATTTTTTTAAGGCAAAAACCAAATCATAAAATATTAGGCTGGACAGCATATTTAAATCTTTATTATTACGGCACAAAAATTTATGATACTACAGCGATCAAAGAAGTGAATGAAAAAGTAAATAGCAAATACGAAAAGAAGCTTGCCCTTACCCCGGATACGCTGGGGAAGGATCAAAAAAAACGCGAACAATCACCTGCCCGCCACGCAAAAGCTCTTAGGACAGCAGGCGGGAAAGTTGACAAACTCAATAAAAAGCATAAGAAAAAAACAGATAAATTAAACCTAAAATTACAAGCAGGTAATTGGCTCATGCGGTCAGTAGGTGAACCCCCGGTAGTGTTTGACTCAGCATCGGCAGATGAATCTGTTAAGCATATAAGGCTATACCTCAAATCAGTGGGTTATTTCCAGGGCAATGCGATATATAGCGTTAAAACCAAGCGAAAAAAAATAAAGCTTACCTATCATATCACAGAAAATACCCCGCATTATTTAGCAGCAATTACTTACCACACCAACGATTCTATCATCGAGAGCATAATTACAAGTGATATTAAAAACTCATTATTAAAAACAGGTGATAATTATGATGAAGAAAAACTTTCATCAGAGAGAGCACGAATTGAAAAATTGATAAAAAATAACGGCTATTTTAGCTTTAGCCGCCAATATGTATTCTTTGAAATTGACACTTCTGATGGGGTAAAGGTTAAGGTATTGATAAAAGATCCCCCAAAAGGGCAGAAACATAAAGTTTTTACATTAGATGAAGTAAATTTTACTACAATCGAAAATCCCTCTGAAAAGACGGGACAAATCCGATCAGATACTTTAACCTATAACAACATACATTACAAGGTTTCAAGAGACCTCTTCTCAAAAAAGATACTAAATAACAAAATAAAAATTTACCCGGGTGAAAAATACAGCCTGTACAACACCATCCAAACGCAAAGACAATTGGCTAATCTGGATATGTTTAAATTCATCAACATTAATTATGATACGACCAATAACCGGTTCGTTGCAAATATTTTTACCAGGCCCTTTGAAAAATACCAGATCACCGATGAATTGGGCGTGAGCGTAAATGTTGGCCAGGGCCAGGGTTTACCCGGCCCTTTTGGGTACATAACGTTTAAAGATAGAAATATATTCAACAACTATGAAATATTTGAAGCAACTATCCGTGGCGGTATAGAAGGGCAGGCAAGTATCTTAGACCCCGAACAGGTTTACAAAAGTTATGACCTGGGAGCCAATGTTTCACTCACTTTTCCGCAAATCCTGATACCAACAAAGATCAGGTATAAATTTCCTGAATTCAATCATAAAACAAGATTATCGCTGGGGTATAATTTTGTTGACCGGCAAGATTATAAGCGAACAAACCTGAAAACTACCATGAACTATATCTGGCAAAAAGGCGCTTTTAAATTAACAACAATATCACCTTTTGAATTAAGTCTTGTTAGAACACGGGATATAGATTCAACATTTCAGGCCTATTTAGTCGGTTTATCTAACAAAGGAAACAATCTTCAACTAAGTTTCGGACGATCCCTGGTGTCAAGCTTCAATGCTGCTTACCAGTTTAATAATAATGAATTTGGGGTTAATAAAAAGTCAAGATTTTTCAGGATATATGCTGAATCCGGAGGAACTGTATTCAATCTATTGGATAAGAGTTTTCTGGAAAAAAATGATTCCATATTTAATCTTAGATTTTTCCGGTATTTAAAACTTCAAACCGACCTAAGATACTATCGCCCAATTACATCAAAAAGCAGTGTTGCCATGAGGTTCAATGGAGGCATCGCCAGGCCATATGATAGAAAAAAGGTACTCCCTTATGAAAAATATTTTTTCACTGGCGGCAGCAGCAGCAACCGGGCATGGAAGCCAAGACGTTTGGGGCCCGGCTCATTTATCCCTTTACTTGATGGCAACCCTGATTACAGGTATCTTTTTGAACAGCCCGGAGAAATTATCCTGGAAACCAATTTTGAATACCGGTTTAATATAGCCGGCTTTATTGATGGCGCTTTATTCGTGGATGCTGGCAATGTGTGGACAATAGAAGAAGATAACTCAAGGCCTGGTTCCGAATTTGATATTGAAAGTTTTTACAAACAAATAGCAGTTGGAAGCGGCTTTGGCCTGAGATTCGATTTTGTATTTCTTATCATAAGATTAGATGTTGGCATAAAAACCTGGGATCCGGCAAGGCCTCCTGAGGAAAGATTAGCTATAAAAAAAATTAGTTTCAGAAAACCTGATGATGAACATAGAGAACGGGTTCAGCCAGTATTTAATATTGGGATTGGATACCCTTTCTGATGTAAAATGTCACATATTGCTATCATTTTTTCATGTTTTATTTGTCACCATATAGTTTTCACATATTTTGAAGCGATTATAACAGGATCATTAGTAATAAGTTTCGTGTTCAATATTTTAGCTGTACCTGCAATCAATCTGTCATGTAGTTCTTTAATATCCTTAATTTCAAAAGCAGTCGCAATAACTTTTTTATCCAAAGGATGTTCTTTAAAATAAGAGTATTTTTTTAAATGCTTTTCTACATCTTTTAAAGATGTTTTGATTTTTTTTCCTTCATATAAATAACTGATTTCAACCAAAACCATAGCAGGTATAATAATTTCACACCTTCCATTTTCTGCCTCAGTAAACACCTTCTTAACCTTTGAACTTATTTTACGTTTTTCAATATGTAAAACAAGCGCCATTGTGTCTGACACGTAACTATTCAATTGGATATTTTTTTTTATAATCAATAAATTCTTCTTCTAAATGAGTAGTTTCATAGTTGCTTACTGTCCTCATTTCATCGTTGAGCATTTCATATCTGATTTCTTCATCGAATGCTTTAGGATTAAGTGTTTTTTTCCTGATAAAGAATATATAATCAGCAATTTCTCTAAGGGTTTCGGCAGGTAAATTTTTTATACCATTAATGATTAATTCTTCAAAGTTTAATGCTCTCATCTTTTATTTCTAATATTAATTCTAAAGATAAATAATATATTTTGTTTTTATCGTTTGTTCTGCAAATTTACTAAAATTTTGTCAGTTTTCTGCTACAAAAATTATAGCTAAACGCTATATTTTAATTTTTTTCAGTATTGTCAAGTCATGGTTTTGGTATTTTAATCATATTGTGTATAGTTGTCTATGATTATATACAAGTGTTTTATTTATATTTTCAATAGCCAACTTTTCATTTTGCAATATTACACCTTCTTTTTTAAATTTGCCAACTTTTTCTAAATGAATAATCGGGCTGAATTTGAAACTACCTGCATCGTGCTGTTTTAATGTTTTTCATATCATTATCCAGTTCATCATCATTCCATGAAAGAAAGTCGGTTTCAATTTCTACTTTTTCTGCTTAAAAAACATCAATACTCCAATAACTCCTTGAGTACTACCCCCACTTTTTCTGCATTGGGCAGCATCGCTTGTTCCAAACCGCTATTTAGCGCCACGGCAGGTAGGTTTTCTGCGCCCAGCGTGTAGACTGGCGCATCTAATATTTCAAAACATTCTTTGGAAATTCTGCCGGCTAAAGATTCTGCAAAAGAGTTCATCAGGGGCTCTTCGGTTAAAACCAAGACTTTATTGTGGCGTTTCACAGATTCAACAACGGCCTGCCAATCGAGAGGATTTAATGTTCGAAGATCGAGAATTTCTATAGAACCGGGGAATTTTTTACTCGCATTCTTTGCCCAATGTACTCCCATACCGTAGGTAATAATAGTAGCAGTAGCAGTGGCAGTAGCAGTTTGAACGATATTGGCTTTCCCTAATGGTAAAATATAATCAGAATCAGGTTCAAGGGTTTTAGCATCTTCTGTTCCCGGTACTTTAGACCAGTACAAACCTTTATGTTCCAGCATTACCACCGGGTTAGGATCCAGGAAAGAGGCTTTCATCAACCCTTTCATATCCGCAGCATTGGATGGATAAACTACTTTGATGCCTCTTATGGTCAATAAAGTAGATTCAACGCTGCCGGAATGGTAAGGCCCCCCGCTTCCATAAGCGCCAATAGGTATCCTTATTAATGACTGTACCGGAAACTTCCCCATAGAGAGATAACATGATTTTGAGAGCTCTTCTACTAACTGGTTGATTCCGGGCCATATATAGTCAGCAA harbors:
- a CDS encoding choice-of-anchor B family protein; translated protein: MKSLICLICLICVNVISISAQKNMSLLGNTTYIDNLNDIWGYVDSAGIEYALVGLNSGVSVVDVSTDPANPTEVFFAPGANSTWRDLKTWGDYAYITNESSGGLMIIDLSTLPSNPNLTVTNYTGGGLSSAHNIFIDENGFAYLFGSNIGLGGALILDLSSPTAPVQVGNFNLFNLHDGMVRGDTLWGAAVNMGYFAAINVSNKAAPFVLATQNTPNNFTHNCWISDDNNTLFTTDEQSSAFIGSYDVSNLANITILDSIQSNPGSGVIPHNTHVIGDFLVTSYYKDGVNIIDVSRPDNMIEVGFYDTYTQGAGNDFFGCWGVYPWLPSGNIIASDINNGLFVLGANYVYGCYLKGIVTDSLTGDSLNNALAEIISTTETALSDVNGLYNAGIADSGTYDVQFSKPGYISKIISGVSLTNGVVTVLNAQLKSMAPFTVTGQVIEFGTGNPVPNAGVLIENIDFQYNVTTDSSGNFTIPNFFQGNNYEATAGKWGYITNCLVNQAFTQINNTVLIELDKGIYDDFTFNFNWTVTGMAATGIWERGKPVGTDYIGTGDANPGVDVSQDCSGFAYVTGNGGVSAPFDDVDDGNTVLTSPVFDLSSNTCSFLNYYRWFFNDGGAGFPNDTLHVKITNGTTTVTIESVDASSAGNSSWVFRSLKVSDYITPTATMRVIFETSDLPGSGHLVEAGVDKFEIISSDITLAGNLLKTDESFPGANDGTASVLMSGGTPPYTYSWDPGGQTTPSISGLPSNVYTVTVTDVNGCIFIDSIFVNVLVGIDELVNRNATMRVYPNPFNESTQIEYKLSNPVFSHTKMVITDILGKTVFEIALNNAQGIINFNEPLVNGTYFINIINGDGFIKPIKLVKMD
- a CDS encoding glycosyltransferase family 2 protein, producing MSNSYLQRHKFCEPQIAEPPSEKLGIVIVIPCFYEPGLTKALQSLYNCDRPCCDVEVIIVVNSPEDSPKDVLEQNIRTIREANAWILKHIDKKLRFHILHFPELPPKHAGVGLARKIGMDEAVSRLEQSPAKWRGHALIIVNFDADCLCEKNYLKSIESHFKNNPQTPACSIYYEHPLDNLESGSDLVGITKYELFLRYYVIALRYSGFPYAYYTIGSCMAVRSDVYQKQGGMNRRQAGEDFYFLQKIIQLGNFTELTATTVYPSSRRSTRVPFGTGKAISGRMSASPPLTPSPPESEKRGIGETERKKTKQFTDSPIHPFTDSVRNNGGGGFRGAVSGAVNLGGDYYTYDPKIFDDLKIFFSKIPLLYQMVQVYPVKFCAAEHFTGEGKRTGKFGEGDVQRTSSQHYGMERGAGKSDGKVPPSGRTMSSGHRASIAGGRGAVDFLDKLPPSISAFLKKNNFIEHLSEIQTNTVSEKTFIVRFYRWFNGLKVLQFVHFARDNFYDNIPVEDAAITLLRSLNYLRGNESKISAKDLLFYFRDMDKNNIGKRKQLMKF
- a CDS encoding BamA/TamA family outer membrane protein; the encoded protein is MTLNKFATPARAMPRLLAGLCAIALFPGCVNTKHLKEHEYLLYKQSIKGNKDIDIESLEIFLRQKPNHKILGWTAYLNLYYYGTKIYDTTAIKEVNEKVNSKYEKKLALTPDTLGKDQKKREQSPARHAKALRTAGGKVDKLNKKHKKKTDKLNLKLQAGNWLMRSVGEPPVVFDSASADESVKHIRLYLKSVGYFQGNAIYSVKTKRKKIKLTYHITENTPHYLAAITYHTNDSIIESIITSDIKNSLLKTGDNYDEEKLSSERARIEKLIKNNGYFSFSRQYVFFEIDTSDGVKVKVLIKDPPKGQKHKVFTLDEVNFTTIENPSEKTGQIRSDTLTYNNIHYKVSRDLFSKKILNNKIKIYPGEKYSLYNTIQTQRQLANLDMFKFININYDTTNNRFVANIFTRPFEKYQITDELGVSVNVGQGQGLPGPFGYITFKDRNIFNNYEIFEATIRGGIEGQASILDPEQVYKSYDLGANVSLTFPQILIPTKIRYKFPEFNHKTRLSLGYNFVDRQDYKRTNLKTTMNYIWQKGAFKLTTISPFELSLVRTRDIDSTFQAYLVGLSNKGNNLQLSFGRSLVSSFNAAYQFNNNEFGVNKKSRFFRIYAESGGTVFNLLDKSFLEKNDSIFNLRFFRYLKLQTDLRYYRPITSKSSVAMRFNGGIARPYDRKKVLPYEKYFFTGGSSSNRAWKPRRLGPGSFIPLLDGNPDYRYLFEQPGEIILETNFEYRFNIAGFIDGALFVDAGNVWTIEEDNSRPGSEFDIESFYKQIAVGSGFGLRFDFVFLIIRLDVGIKTWDPARPPEERLAIKKISFRKPDDEHRERVQPVFNIGIGYPF
- a CDS encoding type II toxin-antitoxin system VapC family toxin, which codes for MALVLHIEKRKISSKVKKVFTEAENGRCEIIIPAMVLVEISYLYEGKKIKTSLKDVEKHLKKYSYFKEHPLDKKVIATAFEIKDIKELHDRLIAGTAKILNTKLITNDPVIIASKYVKTIW